A window from Solanum stenotomum isolate F172 chromosome 5, ASM1918654v1, whole genome shotgun sequence encodes these proteins:
- the LOC125865340 gene encoding putative late blight resistance protein homolog R1A-10 — protein sequence MVFRSRHNFCREVKTCKIHDLLHELCLREAQSENFMFVSPHSRQVCPKECYRTIVQSICDFDGTISYPFDPKKIRTFIYSGEMLVKDLNIDRLFGFRILSLMRVMSLGNLSYHLGNYPIRPSYFVHLRYLSLEIRNRPAFPHIPKLHNLQSLIVHMGSSRYDYSFISLDISMLPQLRSLHFVKKRGPSFPLIMLSVQMKHTVLEHLHTVTGVPSKLCTNEIFANMPNLKKLGIQYDEEHGIKSPSSDLSCLLVAQGLEKNIFPPTLKKLTLVRPHFPWEATDIVGTILPYLEALKLKNYACAGDEWKPVAGGFSLLKFLSLECIRFTKWIATDENFPVLERLSIAMDADDQIVMRSSMRIKLQNLWSWNIKLVSKI from the exons ATGGTTTTCAGAAGCAGACATAATTTTTGCAGAGAAGTGAAAACATGTAAGATCCATGATCTCTTACATGAGTTGTGCTTGAGAGAAGCTCAAAGTGAAAACTTCATGTTTGTATCACCACATTCCAGACAGGTCTGTCCAAAGGAATGCTATCGGACGATTGTCCAATCAATTTGTGATTTTGATGGGACAATCTCTTATCCCTTTGATCCAAAGAAAATTCGGACTTTCATCTATTCTGGTGAAATGTTGGTCAAAGATTTGAACATAGATAGGTTATTTGGCTTCAGAATTCTCAGTTTGATGAGAGTAATGTCCTTAGGTAACTTAAGTTATCATCTTGGTAATTATCCAATTAGACCATCCTATTTTGTGCATTTAAGATATCTATCCTTAGAAATTAGAAATAGGCCTGCATTTCCCCATATTCCCAAACTTCATAATCTGCAGAGTTTGATTGTTCATATGGGCTCTTCTCGCTATGACTATTCGTTTATATCTTTGGATATTTCAATGTTGCCACAATTAAGGAGCCTTCACTTTGTGAAAAAAAGAGGTCCTTCATTTCCCCTGATTATGCTATCCGTTCAAATGAAACATACAGTTCTGGAGCATCTACATACTGTAACTGGAGTTCCTTCTAAATTGTGTACAAATGAAATCTTTGCAAATATGCCTAACTTGAAGAAGCTGGGGATTCAGTATGATGAAGAACATGGAATCAAAAGTCCATCGTCTGATCTTTCCTGTTTGCTTGTAGCTCAGGGCCTTGAG aaaaatatttttccaccaACCCTCAAGAAGTTGACATTAGTCAGACCACATTTTCCATGGGAAGCTACGGACATTGTTGGTACAATATTGCCTTACCTTGAGGCACTCAAACTGAAAAACTATGCATGTGCTGGTGATGAGTGGAAACCTGTTGCTGGAGGGTTCTCTCTCTTAAAGTTCTTGTCACTTGAATGCATAAGATTCACCAAGTGGATAGCTACCGATGAAAACTTCCCTGTCCTTGAGCGCCTAT CCATAGCCATGGACGCTGACGATCAGATAGTGATGAGGAGCTCAATGAGGATCAAGCTTCAGAACTTATGGAGTTGGAACATTAAACTTGTATCAAAGATTTGA
- the LOC125865342 gene encoding Werner Syndrome-like exonuclease, with amino-acid sequence MAFPIEVEDNRYQLFDVFFFSDQILTTVTCNPDVVTNWINGIEYVHRRRLNRLIVGLDIEWRPTFNRYQHNPVATLQLCVGRRCLIFQLLYCEYIPDSLTEFLLNPCYAFVGVGIANDVEKLEEDYSLRVENTVDLRDLADYNLRNAGLKTLCQVVLGREMEKPRHVTIGRWDNEWLDSDQVQYACVDAFVSFEIGRCMNATPY; translated from the coding sequence ATGGCATTCCCCATTGAAGTTGAAGATAATCGCTATCAACTCTTTGATGTCTTCTTTTTTAGTGACCAAATCTTAACGACGGTGACTTGTAATCCTGACGTTGTAACGAATTGGATCAATGGAATTGAGTATGTCCATCGAAGACGTCTCAATCGACTCATAGTAGGGCTTGATATAGAGTGGAGGCCTACTTTCAATAGATACCAACACAACCCTGTTGCAACTCTACAACTTTGTGTTGGTCGTCGTTGCCTTATCTTTCAACTACTTTATTGTGAATATATACCTGATTCCTTAACGGAGTTTTTGTTGAATCCTTGTTATGCTTTTGTTGGCGTGGGAATTGCAAACGATGTTGAGAAATTGGAAGAGGATTATTCGTTACGTGTGGAGAATACAGTTGATTTGAGGGATTTGGCAGATTATAATTTGAGGAATGCTGGATTGAAGACGCTTTGTCAAGTTGTTTTAGGAAGAGAGATGGAAAAACCGAGGCATGTTACTATTGGGAGGTGGGATAATGAGTGGCTCGATTCCGATCAAGTGCAATATGCTTGTGTTGATGCTTTTGTTTCGTTTGAGATCGGAAGGTGCATGAATGCTACGCCCTATTGA
- the LOC125865643 gene encoding cytochrome P450 98A3-like, producing the protein MAFPLVLSLSIFIIFLCYKLYNRLTAKLPPGPCPWPVIGNLFNITPVRFRCFAEWAQIYGPIFSFYLGSQLNVVVNNAELAKQVLKDNDQNLANRFRTKPLDNVSKNGMDLIWADYGPHYVKVRKLCNLELFTQKRLEALRPIREDEVTAMIHNIYRDSNKHCNVSKTLMLRGYLGSVSFNNITRLTFGKRFMNSEGEVDKQGEELKAIVTNGIKIGGKLNLGEFVPWLRWAFKDEDEALEAQDRRLEKFTRIIMEEHTIARKITGETKQHFVDALLTLQNEYDLSDDTVIGLLWDMITAGMDTIAITVEWAMAELVKNPRVQQKVQEELDGVSGSDRIVNETDISKLSYLQHVVKESLRLHPPTPLMLPHMAGNNAKVAGYNIPKGSIVHVNVWALGRDPKIWKEPLQFWPERFIEEDVDMKGHDYKFLPFGAGRRICPGMNLAINLVTSMLAHLLHHFVWSLPNGVKVEDIDMMESPGTVTYMQTPLHVVPTPRLPLNLYTHVE; encoded by the exons ATGGCTTTTCCTTTAGTACTCTCCCTATCTATATTCATCATCTTTTTATGTTACAAACTCTACAACCGGCTCACGGCCAAGCTTCCACCGGGACCGTGTCCGTGGCCGGTCATTGGAAACCTCTTCAACATAACCCCAGTGAGGTTTCGGTGTTTTGCCGAATGGGCCCAAATTTATGGGcctatcttttctttttacctTGGGTCACAACTAAACGTGGTGGTGAATAATGCAGAACTTGCTAAACAAGTTCTTAAAGATAATGACCAAAATTTGGCCAATAGGTTTAGAACAAAACCTCTTGATAATGTGAGTAAAAATGGGATGGATTTGATATGGGCTGATTATGGGCCTCATTATGTGAAAGTAAGAAAGCTTTGTAATCTtgaactttttactcaaaagaGACTTGAAGCTCTTAGGCCCATTAGAGAAGATGAAGTTACTGCCATGATTCACAACATTTACAGAGATTCTAATAAGCATT GCAATGTTAGTAAAACTTTGATGCTAAGGGGCTATTTGGGATCAGTATCATTCAACAATATAACAAGGCTAACATTTGGAAAAAGATTTATGAACTCAGAAGGTGAAGTTGATAAACAAGGTGAAGAACTCAAAGCTATTGTAACAAATGGGATTAAAATAGGAGGAAAATTAAATTTGGGAGAATTTGTACCATGGCTACGTTGGGCATttaaagatgaagatgaagctCTTGAGGCACAAGATAGACGTTTGGAGAAATTTACAAGAATTATAATGGAAGAACACACAATTGCTAGGAAAATAACTGGGGAAACTAAACAACACTTTGTTGATGCTTTGCTTACTCTACAAAACGAGTATGATCTTAGTGATGACACTGTTATTGGCCTCCTTTGG GATATGATAACAGCAGGGATGGACACAATAGCCATTACTGTTGAATGGGCTATGGCTGAACTGGTAAAGAATCCAAGAGTTCAACAAAAGGTCCAAGAGGAGCTAGATGGAGTTAGTGGATCAGATCGTATCGTAAACGAAACAGATATTTCCAAACTCTCCTATCTACAACATGTAGTCAAAGAATCTTTAAGATTGCACCCTCCAACTCCACTAATGCTGCCTCATATGGCTGGTAATAATGCCAAAGTGGCTGGTTACAACATTCCTAAAGGTTCAATTGTACATGTTAATGTTTGGGCGTTAGGTCGTGATCCAAAAATTTGGAAAGAGCCATTGCAATTTTGGCCAGAAAGATTTATAGAAGAGGATGTTGATATGAAGGGACATGACTACAAGTTTTTACCATTTGGTGCTGGTAGACGTATATGTCCAGGAATGAACCTTGCAATTAATTTGGTCACATCTATGTTAGCTCATTTGTTGCACCATTTTGTTTGGTCACTGCCTAATGGTGTTAAGGTTGAAGATATTGATATGATGGAGAGTCCTGGCACAGTAACATACATGCAAACTCCATTACATGTTGTTCCTACTCCTAGGTTACCTTTAAACCTATACACACATGTCGAGTGA
- the LOC125865642 gene encoding cytochrome P450 98A3-like — translation MAFPLVLSLSIFIIFLCYKLYNRLTAKLPPGPWPWPVIGNLFSITPMRFRCFAEWAQIYGPIFSFYLGSQLNVVVNNAELAKEVLKDNDQNLANRFRTKPLDSVSKNGMDLIWADYGPHYVKVRKLCNLELFTQKRLEALRPIREVEVTAMVENIFKDTTKPGNDSKTMTLRGYLGLVSFNNITRLTFGKRFINSKGEVDEQGEELKAIVTDGIRISGKPNLGEFVPWLRWVFKDDNEALESQDRRLNKFTRLIMEEHTIAREKSGETKHHFVDALLTLQKEYDLSEDSIISLFWDMVQAGTDTIAITVEWAMAELVRNPRVQQKVQEELDRVIGSDRIVNETDISNLSYLQHVVKESLRLHPPTPLMLPHMAGNNVKVVGYNIPKDSIVHVNVWALGRDPKIWKEPLQFWPERFMEDDVDMKGHDYKFLPFGAGRRICPGMNLAINLVTSMLAHLLHHFVWSLPNGVEVKDIDMMESPGTVTYMQTPLHVVATPRLPLNLYTHVDRVNM, via the exons ATGGCTTTTCCTTTAGTACTCTCTCTATCTATATTTATCATCTTTTTATGTTACAAACTCTACAACCGGCTCACGGCCAAACTGCCTCCGGGTCCTTGGCCGTGGCCGGTCATTGGAAACCTCTTCAGCATAACACCGATGAGGTTCCGATGCTTTGCTGAATGGGCCCAAATTTATGGGccgattttttctttttaccttGGGTCACAACTAAACGTGGTGGTGAATAATGCGGAACTTGCTAAAGAAGTTCTTAAAGATAATGATCAAAATTTGGCCAATAGGTTTAGAACAAAACCTCTTGATAGTGTGAGTAAAAATGGGATGGATTTGATATGGGCTGATTATGGACCTCATTATGTGAAAGTAAGAAAGCTTTGTAATCTtgaactttttactcaaaagaGACTTGAAGCTCTTAGGCCAATTAGAGAAGTTGAAGTTACTGCCAtggttgaaaatattttcaaggaTACCACTAAGCCTG GTAATGATAGTAAAACAATGACGCTAAGGGGCTACTTGGGATTAGTGTCATTCAACAACATAACAAGGCTAACATTTGGGAAGAGATTTATAAACTCAAAAGGTGAAGTTGATGAACAAGGTGAAGAGCTCAAAGCCATTGTAACAGATGGGATAAGAATTTCAGGAAAACCTAATTTGGGAGAATTTGTACCATGGCTACGTTGGGTATTTAAAGATGACAATGAAGCTCTTGAGTCACAAGATAGACGTTTGAATAAATTTACAAGACTTATAATGGAAGAACACACAATTGCTAGAGAAAAATCTGGAGAAACCAAACATCATTTTGTTGATGCTTTGCTTACCCTTCAAAAGGAGTATGATCTTAGTGAAGACTCTATTATTAGCCTTTTTTGG gaTATGGTACAAGCAGGGACTGACACAATAGCCATAACAGTTGAATGGGCTATGGCAGAACTGGTAAGGAATCCAAGAGTTCAACAAAAGGTTCAAGAGGAGCTAGATCGAGTTATTGGATCAGATCGAATCGTAAACGAAACCGATATCTCTAATCTCTCCTATCTACAACATGTAGTCAAAGAATCACTAAGGTTGCACCCTCCAACTCCCCTAATGTTGCCACACATGGCAGGTAACAATGTCAAAGTGGTTGGTTACAACATTCCTAAAGATTCAATTGTACATGTTAATGTTTGGGCGTTAGGTCGTGATCCAAAAATTTGGAAAGAGCCATTGCAATTTTGGCCAGAAAGATTTATGGAAGATGATGTTGATATGAAGGGACATGACTATAAGTTTTTACCATTTGGTGCTGGTAGACGTATATGTCCAGGAATGAACCTTGCAATTAATTTGGTCACGTCTATGTTAGCTCATTTGTTGCACCATTTTGTTTGGTCACTGCCTAATGGTGTTGAGGTTAAAGATATTGACATGATGGAGAGTCCTGGCACAGTAACATACATGCAAACTCCACTACATGTTGTTGCTACTCCTAGGTTACCTTTAAACCTATACACACATGTTGATCGAGTGAACAtgtaa